TAAACATGTAATTGAGAAATTGTTTAAAGTCAATGAGAATGTTAAAACAGATGGAACTGCCAATGAGCGAGGCACTGGCCTGGGATTAATTCTTTGTAAGGAGTTTATTGATTGGCATCAAGGAAAAATTTGGGTAGAAAGTAAAAAAGGGATTGGTAGTCGATTTTCTTTTACACTACCAAAAGTAAAGGAATGAAAGAAAGAATTTGACATCTAGTTTATTAAATCATATTTTGGTTTAAAACCATAAATTAATTACGGTAACTAGTTGAAAACATTATTAATACATATCAAAATCTAATGAAAATAAGACTTGCCTTTGGTTCAGGTGAAAAAAATAATAAATATTGTCAGAAATATATTTTAGAATCACAAATATTTTGCATTATTTTAGGTAATAGTTTTGAAAACTTTCGTCTTTTAGGTGACTAAAGGGAGATAGAATGGTTGGTTTTTTGTACGAATGAAAATGCGTGAGACTAAAATTTACTATTAAATAAAAAAACTAAAACCAGAACGTATGAAAAATACTTTACTTATTATTTTGGTTCTTGTGGCCAATTTAGTAGATGCTCAGAGAACGGTATCGGGTCTTATTACTGATAAAAGCAACAATCCCATGGAGGGAGTAACAGTTAGCGTGAAAAACGCTAACGTAAAAACCCAAAGCGATGCTAATGGTAAATATTTCATTGAAGTGCCGTTAGAATTTAAAACTCTTGAGTTTGCTATGAGAAAATTCAAGTTACAAGAAGTAGATATAACCGGCGATGTAATAAACATTACCATGAGAGCTCTTGATGATGAGGTTAATTTATTTGAACTCAATTTAGAAGAGTTGATGAATATTGAAGTAGTAACAGCAACAAAAAAAGGAGAGAAAATTTCTGATGCCCCGGCTACCGTAAGAGTTATTACTGAAGAACAAATAAAATTATTTGGTTGGCGCGATTTGAAAGACGTTTTTAGGGCTATCCCTGGAATTGATGTTTCTTACGATGTACAAGGCGAAATCCGTACCCTCGTTACTATGCGCGGTGTATTGGGAAATCAGAAATTGCTTATTTTGCAGGATGGACAGATGCAGAACCCAATTACGGGAGAACGATTTATTTTTGGCAACAATATCCCATTGAATTTGTATAAACGAATCGAAATTGTTTATGGCCCTTCCTCTGCATTATATGGAGCTGATGCATATGCCGGCGTTATCAACATGATTACCAAAGATGGAGGCGATTTTGACGGTATTGAAACCAATGAAGGCTACGTGTCCACAAATGCATATGTTGCTGATATTACTTTTGGTAACAAAATATCAGAGAACACCGATTTGGTTATGGGTGGTCGTATTTATAATGGTGAAGATTTTAAATTGCATGAACATTACAAGGATATGCTTGATTACGGGAGTGTAGGAAATTATTCGGGTAATTTGGCTAAACAAGACAAATCATTTCCCATTAAAAATTGGAATTTATTTACAAAATTAAAATACAAAAAGTTAACAATTGGAGGCGATTGGCAACATGAATATGAATCACAAGCAATGTCTACCATACCAAGCAATTATGCCTATACTGCAGAAGATGTATGGAGTCAGGATTTACGACACATGTATGTTAAATATGATATTATTTCCAACGAAAAAATTGATTTTAATGCTACGGTTACAGTTGGCGATTATACCGTTAACCCAACTAGTAATTTTACAATTATCAATGGAACTTTAACCGATGCTGATCGACAATTCAAATATGCTTATTCTTCGTATATTCAAGGATTAATTCAGAATTCGTGGAATATAAGTGATAATCTATCAGTAATTATGGGAATCTCGTATGCCGATGTAAAATCGTTCCCTAAAACTCAAAACCTTGCAAATCCATTTACTCCTGGAGGTAAATTAGAAGATAATTTGTCTTATTTTGTTGATAATTCGGGTTATGTATTTGGGAAAATTGGATTAACCGATTCAATCTTTGGTGAAAGGAACTATAGTAATTTCGGGTCGTTTATACAGTCACAATATAAAATGACAAAATATCTTTCTTTAACCGTTGGTGCTCGTTACGATTACAATACAATTTACGGTTCTACTTTCAACCCCAGAGCAGGGTTGGTTTTTACTCCTGCGAAGAGAATTTCGATTAAAGGATTGTTTGGAACAGCTTACATTCAACCCTCAAATTATTATAGATGGGAGAACTGGGCAAATCCTTTTGCTATGCATATTCCAAACGAAAACATAAAGCCGGAGAAAATTCAAACTATGGAGATAAGTGGTAGCTATTTCATCAATGACTATGCTTCTATTTCGATGAGTATTTTTAGAAACGATATGACTGATGTAATTCGACCTATTCCAGCAGCATCACAAACAGGTAATTACCCTTATTACAACCCTTACCGCACTTTGATTGGCGAAAGTGTGAATACAGGATTTGTTGAAATTAATTCTAATTCAGGATCAATGTATAGTCAGGGAGCCGAAATTGAATTTAATTTCCGATTGAGAAGTTTTGGTGCAAACCTAGCGTATTCATATGTTGCAGGGAAAGATAATGATGACGATTCAAACATTCCTAAGGTATCGCAAAATAAATTGAATGCGAATTTATTTTATAAAGGTCAAAAGTTTTACGCATCTTTATCTGCACGTTATTATAGTGATATTCAGGCTGCAACGACCAATTCCCTATATGGAACTGGTGGAACTCAAGAAGGTGGTAAACTTCCAGGATCCACCATTTTTTATGCCAATGCAGGGTGTAATTTTACAAAATCATTCTCAATATCTGTAAACGCTGAGAATTTATTCAACACAAAACATTATGGAGCAGCACCTTATGCCGAAAGTATTTGGATTCAACCGAGAGCCCCACAGCCTTTAAGGGTATTATTTGTAGGTATTCATTATCGATTCTAAGATTATGCATAGGCCTAAAATAGATTGACTAAATTATGGTGTAGTGAATATTATTGATGTTCTAAAGATCTTCAGAACAGATAAAAGATTCAATTTTACTGTAAAATTTGGCTATATTTTGAGTAAATGCTATTATAATTAAGGCATAATATACAGCGGATAGATATAAATATCAAGAATTTATCAACTGGTTTTAATTTTATAATTGAGTTAATGTAGGTGTTTTAATTTGATATTTGTTTAGGTTAACTAACACAATTGCTTTAATTCAACTAGAAGGGAAGTAATTTAATTGCTAGGTTTGATAATACTTGGTATGGTATGATTATGAAAAGGGAAACATAATAATACTTTAAGGAGGGTCAGTTATGAAAAGAAGATTTTTTATTATTTGCCTACTAGTGATTGCTTTTGCATTCAATGCCGAAGCTCAAGTAGAAAAATTACAAGCATTTTTTATTTATAATTTTACAAAATACATTGAATGGCCACCTGATTATCAATCTGGTAATTTTGAAATTCTAGTACTTGGTAATTCAACAATAGATAGTTATCTTAAAGAAATTGCTTTGAGCAAAAAGGTTGGTAACCAATCTATTGAAATTAAAAAAATCAGTTCTGCAGGTGAGATATCAAAATGCCATATATTATTTATATCAAAAGAAAAAAGCGGTGAATTGCAAAATGTGATTTCAAAGATTGGATCAAATAGTACTCTAATAATTACAGAAAAAGACGGTCTTGCCAGCATGGGGGCGGCAATAAACTTTGTTATTATTAGTGATAAGCAAAAATTTGAACTTAACAAAAGAAATGTGACAAAATATGGTTTGAAAATTAACAATCAATTGGATGGATTGGCAATTATAGTTAATTAATTTATCTCAATAACTAATAATAAGAGTATGAAATTAAACTTAACCATCGCGCAAAGATTAATAGTTGGATTTGGAATTTTAATTGTGGCCATCTTAATCAATGGAGTGCTAATTTATACAACTCTATATAATAATAGAAAAATTAATCAAGAAATTTCGAATGTTTATGCCCCGTCAGTTACATATTTAAACGATCTTAATAATATAGTTACTAACTCTAAGATGTTAATTAAGAACTGGGTTTTTATTGAGAAAAAGAATAATACTCCGGATAAATTAAAACTAAAAGATTTACAAAGTACAGATTTCCCAAAGGTTAGAGATGCACTTAGCAGAATTAGTAAGAATTGGAATGAAAACGATCAGATCATACTGAATGATATTTTAAATATAATAGGAAATGATCTTTTTGTACAACATAAAAAAATAATGGATCAACTTTCTACTTTCGATAGCTATAATGATCCTGCTGTTCTTTTTGAAGTAAATCCTTTGGTTGATGAGGGGGGGAGTGTGATATTAGTTACGGATAAAGTATTAGAGAAACTAAGCGCACTAAAGAAAAAATATGAGATGGAATCAGAGCGTAAAAGTGATTCCATGGAGGTGTCATTTATTGGGTTTCAGAGATTTGTAGTTGTAATGGGTTTAGTTTCAATGATAATTGCTTTTTTTGTGTCAATTATAGTTATTAATACAATAAAGACTAGTTTAAATGATGCATCATATGTAGTTACAAAACTGTCTCAAGGTGATCTATCTGTTGAATTTGATATCAAGAATAGAGATGAAATAGGTTTACTGCTCGAAAGATTAAGAGAGATGGTGGTTAACTTACGTAATATAATTGGTAAAATTTCAACCAGTTCCGATAATATTGCTAATTTGAGTGAAGAGATAAGTTATAGTTCCCAAATTATTTCCAAAGGTGTTTACGAACAGGCGTCTTCTACAGAGGAAGTTTCCTCCTCTATGGAGGAGATGGCTGCTAATATTCAGCAAAACTCTGAGAATGCTCAGCAAACGGAAAAAATAGCATTGAACGCTGTTACAGGAATTTCCCAAGGGAATAAATCAGCAGCCGTTGCAGTTGAATCAATGCGAAATGTTGTAAGTAAGATTTCGATAATCAGCGAAATAGCTTTTCAGACTAATATTCTTGCTCTTAATGCAGCTGTTGAAGCTGCTCGAGCTGGTGAATATGGGAGAGGATTCGCTGTTGTTGCAGCTGAGGTTAGGAGATTGGCGGAAAGGAGTAAAATCGCTGCTGATGAAATTAATAAAGTATCGCTGGATGGAGTTAATATATCAGAAAGAGCGGGTAAACAATTGAACGAAATTGTACCTGAAATTGAAAAAACAGCACGATTGGTTCAAGAGATATCCGCTTCAAGTCTAGAACAAAATTCTGGAGCATTTCAGATAAATAATGCAGTACAACAGCTTAACTCAATTACTCAGCAGAATGCTTCAGCGGCTGAAGTTCTTGCTTCGAAATCAATGGATCTTTCAACTATGTCTGTTGAACTTAAGGAGGTTATTAAATTTTTTAATCTATAGTTGATTTTTAAAAGTGTTGCATCAAAGAATTTGATGAACTTGGACTAGAGATTTTGAGCAGAATGAGGAAAATATTCGAGGCCTTTTTGTTTCGGATTGCAGGAAAAGAGAAAGGATAAATAAAAAACCACTTACTTGAACGAATCTTGTAAGTGGTTTTTTTCTGGTGATCCGGACAGGAGTCGAACCTGTGACCCACAGCTTAGAAGGCTGTTGCTCTATCCAACTGAGCTACCGGACCCCTTTATATAAATACCTATCGGGGCGCAAAAATAGGAAAAATCTTACTTTTCACCTAACACTATTAAAAGAAATATTGAAAACTTATATAAACAATTTAAAATCAACGAAGATTGAAGTGGTAAATAAAAGAGTGGTAGGATATTATTCGTTTACGCTTGACTAAATGGTATGTGAGTATTTATAATGTATCATTTTAGTTAAAGTTGTTTCACATTGAAACAATTTCAGACATTAAGCAGTTTTAAGTTATGAGTTATTTCATTGATAATATGTGATTTAAAAAGAATGGTCGATGTATTGTAATAATTGAAATCAAATAAATTTGATACCATTATGCTTAAAAACTATTTAACGATCTCTCTAAGAAATATCCTAAAAAATAGGTTTTTCACTTTCGTCAATATCTTTGGTTTATCTATAGGTATTGCTACTTCAATTCTAATATACCTTTATATAATGCATGAGTTGAGTTACGACAAGGAGCAACCAAAATATGAAAGAATTTACCGAGTTGTTTCCGATAATACTCATGAAAATAAAGTGGAACACGAAGCAATAACTCCAAACCCATTAATACCCACTTTGCGGAATGAGATGACAATTCCTGAAGGAATGACTCGAATTATTTTCTGGGAGAATGGCGTATTTTCATGTGACAATAAAAAGTATAAACTCAATAATTTACTTTTTATTGAGCCTCAGTTTTTCGATGTTTTTAGCGTTGAATGGCTTGTTGGCTCTCCTTCTGTTTTTAAAAGTCCGAACGTAGCTGTTATTACTGAATCGACTGCTAGAAAGTTATTTGGAACCCTTGATGTAATAAATAAACCCATAAAATTGAATGGAAAGTCAGCCCTAACAATCATGGGCTTGATAAAAGATAGTAGGCTAACAAATATTCCATTTACTATTCTAATCTCTTATGAAAGCTACCCTAAACTCGAAATGCCTTTTGCAATTGATAGTTGGAGTACAACAATATCAGGTTTTCAATCATTTCTGGTGCTGAAAGATATTAATGACTCTAATGATGTTGAAAGGCAAATAAATAGGATTGTTAAGAAGAGTACTTCTGAGCGTGATTCAAGCGATGTTTTTAGTTTACAACCACTTTCAAAAGTTCGTACAGATATTACTTATGGGCGTTCAAACTTAAATGGATTTACAGATCCTACATACTTAGTCATTTCGGCTATTGTGGGTTTCTTTGTACTTTTGTTAGGCTGCATTAATTAT
This DNA window, taken from Bacteroidales bacterium, encodes the following:
- a CDS encoding TonB-dependent receptor, producing the protein MKNTLLIILVLVANLVDAQRTVSGLITDKSNNPMEGVTVSVKNANVKTQSDANGKYFIEVPLEFKTLEFAMRKFKLQEVDITGDVINITMRALDDEVNLFELNLEELMNIEVVTATKKGEKISDAPATVRVITEEQIKLFGWRDLKDVFRAIPGIDVSYDVQGEIRTLVTMRGVLGNQKLLILQDGQMQNPITGERFIFGNNIPLNLYKRIEIVYGPSSALYGADAYAGVINMITKDGGDFDGIETNEGYVSTNAYVADITFGNKISENTDLVMGGRIYNGEDFKLHEHYKDMLDYGSVGNYSGNLAKQDKSFPIKNWNLFTKLKYKKLTIGGDWQHEYESQAMSTIPSNYAYTAEDVWSQDLRHMYVKYDIISNEKIDFNATVTVGDYTVNPTSNFTIINGTLTDADRQFKYAYSSYIQGLIQNSWNISDNLSVIMGISYADVKSFPKTQNLANPFTPGGKLEDNLSYFVDNSGYVFGKIGLTDSIFGERNYSNFGSFIQSQYKMTKYLSLTVGARYDYNTIYGSTFNPRAGLVFTPAKRISIKGLFGTAYIQPSNYYRWENWANPFAMHIPNENIKPEKIQTMEISGSYFINDYASISMSIFRNDMTDVIRPIPAASQTGNYPYYNPYRTLIGESVNTGFVEINSNSGSMYSQGAEIEFNFRLRSFGANLAYSYVAGKDNDDDSNIPKVSQNKLNANLFYKGQKFYASLSARYYSDIQAATTNSLYGTGGTQEGGKLPGSTIFYANAGCNFTKSFSISVNAENLFNTKHYGAAPYAESIWIQPRAPQPLRVLFVGIHYRF
- a CDS encoding YfiR family protein, whose translation is MKRRFFIICLLVIAFAFNAEAQVEKLQAFFIYNFTKYIEWPPDYQSGNFEILVLGNSTIDSYLKEIALSKKVGNQSIEIKKISSAGEISKCHILFISKEKSGELQNVISKIGSNSTLIITEKDGLASMGAAINFVIISDKQKFELNKRNVTKYGLKINNQLDGLAIIVN
- a CDS encoding methyl-accepting chemotaxis protein, with protein sequence MKLNLTIAQRLIVGFGILIVAILINGVLIYTTLYNNRKINQEISNVYAPSVTYLNDLNNIVTNSKMLIKNWVFIEKKNNTPDKLKLKDLQSTDFPKVRDALSRISKNWNENDQIILNDILNIIGNDLFVQHKKIMDQLSTFDSYNDPAVLFEVNPLVDEGGSVILVTDKVLEKLSALKKKYEMESERKSDSMEVSFIGFQRFVVVMGLVSMIIAFFVSIIVINTIKTSLNDASYVVTKLSQGDLSVEFDIKNRDEIGLLLERLREMVVNLRNIIGKISTSSDNIANLSEEISYSSQIISKGVYEQASSTEEVSSSMEEMAANIQQNSENAQQTEKIALNAVTGISQGNKSAAVAVESMRNVVSKISIISEIAFQTNILALNAAVEAARAGEYGRGFAVVAAEVRRLAERSKIAADEINKVSLDGVNISERAGKQLNEIVPEIEKTARLVQEISASSLEQNSGAFQINNAVQQLNSITQQNASAAEVLASKSMDLSTMSVELKEVIKFFNL